Genomic window (Streptomyces cadmiisoli):
GCGGCGGAGATCCTGCGCATCGTCGCCGACCTGACCCGGCGGATGCGCGAGGACTACGGCGACGTCATGCGGGTCGTGCTGAACACGGCCCCCCACGACACCGCGGCCGCGGAAGGCCTCGCCATCGCGACCCAGCGCTACCGGGACGGCACAGCGGCGGCCGCCCGACGCCTGGCGGACCTCGGGGCGCTGCGGGACGGCATCGACGCCGAACGGGCCCTGGACATCCTCTGGTTCTACTTCGGCTACCAGGGCTTCTTCACCCTGATCGACGACAACGGATGGTCACACGCTCAGGCTGAGGAATGGCTCCTCACCGCAGCACGCCAGGCCTTGCTGCGGTCCTGATGTCGCGCGGCGGCGGCGCGAGCGCAGTATCGCCGCCACGCTGAGTGCTTGATGCAAGCATCACCGGCTGCGGACGGAGTGGCGCCTTCCGCGCACGGCTCGCCGCGCGCGGAAGGCGGTCCGT
Coding sequences:
- a CDS encoding TetR/AcrR family transcriptional regulator: MSPRSKPTPGRTQASGRPSRRAEYAEATRRAVIDEARRLFSERGYFATKVDDIAAAARVSPATVYVVGGKQGLLRILVDLWSAAPEVDTARRSLEEAEDAAEILRIVADLTRRMREDYGDVMRVVLNTAPHDTAAAEGLAIATQRYRDGTAAAARRLADLGALRDGIDAERALDILWFYFGYQGFFTLIDDNGWSHAQAEEWLLTAARQALLRS